ATTTACTGAAATTTAGCCAATTTGATCGGACAAACATTTATGCCAAAGGTTTGGTAAGGCAGCCgtcttatttttttcaatgtAAAAGATTGCTGAATTGATTGTCCCGATTCTGCCATACCAAACTTTAGCATGTTGTTTTTAGACCTCCACgcctctttttatttttatatttcgaaaattaaaaattacaagacatctaatttgaaaaaattataaaaataggctATTGTGATCTGTTGGTGTCACCTTCCAACTGACtatatgtttaaaaaataaatacgtcGCCTTTCCAACCAGGgacatattaaaaaaacattatGTTCCACTGctttcaaaaattcaaaacattattgaaataataatgaaattttttgaaaaaaagtatGTTGTAGAGAATGTTATAatgtatcttaaaaaattcaactcaaatggTTACTTTTACagtaaggaaaaaaaactaattttattgtacatagtctttttttatttctcattgtacaaatcGTAATTTGGttaaaatttttagagataTATCATAGTATTctctaaaatatatatttttttgaattttttcaacAAACGATAGTAgtctatttttacattttttttcaaacggatatctattttttcaatttgtttagtttcgaaatataaaaaaatctaggAAGGCCGACCGACTGAGAGCTAAAATCAGTCATCCCAGATCCAGTTCAATAAGGAGAAGACGCGGCCCAAATAAATTAGTTATgctttcttattcttttttctacCCGTTTTTTCTAAATCTTACACATAAAATTTATTGTGGGTTATTTTGAAACATTTTGCCTTTCATGTGCCTTCAACATTTGAAATATTTGATGAAACTATTTCTGAAACCTAATGCAATTTTTTTGATACCtaattaaacttttctaaaaagctACATTCAATATTTTGTTAGAcctatttcaacaattttgtgataACATATTAACATGTTTAATATTTATACATAATTTGTTAAAATGGTAcatttgaattgttgattttttaaaaattaaatatattcacATAGGATCTTGTTTTGTTACATTAATGGTAAACAACATCAAGGTTCAAATGGTTTTCAAAATTGTTGCTGCATCATGTCTTCCACTACTCTCCTCCCATATAATAAAAACCCCTTTCAAATAATGTATTCACTTTTACTATCCACCCTTATCATCCAGTCTTATTATCTCGTTACCAGCTACGGATATATGACTTATTGtactaattaaaataaatataaaaaaattagaaaaaaaaactagtggataatctcttccttcttttctgaatcccatctaaaatcaaactacaatatTACTCTTATGGTGTATCTGTTAAGTATTGCTCTTATGGTGTATCTGTTAAGTTTGTACTTATTATTATCCTATCTAATATTTATGCTTTTTTTACAACGCATAGATATTTTAGCTAATGCATTTAAAAATCGAGATTCAAAGGCACTGTTCCCATCGTACATCCCACCTTAGCACCAGACCAAGAGGCCCAGGGTCCATCATACGATCCTCACTGGCAGAAAAGAAAACGCATCGCACCACGCTAGCACCGTAGCACGGCCCGCCCCACACGAGACAAGTAGAAGTAAAACACGTTGCACCGCCATCACATCGCCCCGTCGGGACCAAACTGTCAAACCAAGCAGACAACACGCCACGCCTCGAGCCGCTAAGCACCCGCTCAGCCACAGCGACCGGCAGACTGACGCCGACTCACACCGGGCCCGCGGAGGGAGGCTAGTCGGCGCCTCGCCGGAGCTAGCCGCCGCGCGTGGCCGCATCCTCGGCGGTCCATGGAGGGCAGCCTAGTGTCCATGCTCCGGTGGCCGGACCTCGGCCTGCCCAGCTTGGCCGACCTGCTCCCCTCGCCGCCCGCGCTCCTCCGGCTCCAAGGGTGGTGGCAGCAGCAGTGGCCGCGCCCCGACCAGCTCGgtgccgcggcggcggtgccgcgTCGGTGGCCTGAGCTCGTGCGGGACATCCCGCTCCTCGTGGACGCCGTGCTCTGGGGTGTCGTCACGGCCGTCGAGTCCGTCGCCCTGGTCTCCATGTTATGCTGCTACTTCCTCTTCTGCGGCTGCACGCTCTGATGAAGACGCGATGCGTCCAAGCTTGCTTACTGCTACTACTAGTATGCATGATTTCTCCGTGCGATTCGCTTCTTCTGCTGCGTCCTGCGTGCTTGTTGGTGGATTAATTAGCTCTTTTAACTAGGCTGCTGTCATGGTAATGGTAATAACCAGGGTGTTTTGAGATTGGATTTGATTGTCGGCTGTGCGTcatttggggattttttttaaacggCGTCATTTGGGGATCCATTATGCGAAGAAAGAAATGTCACTGCCGATAGAGGGAGATTAGGTCCGTTTGTTTCGCTTTGCAGCTTGCAGagttaaaataaatagattggattataaaaatagattgtaacaattcagaaatTCATCTTTCGTTCATATTTATAGATTATATAATTtagatcttttttttattatttaaaaaatacatagtgATTTTAGCACCACGCAAAATCTTTCTATATCTGCTCTCCTCTATTCTACAGGTGAAACACCGTCCTCTGTGTATGCACCACGAATCACGTTGGCCCCTCCCGTCATCGTGCCTCGGGCCTCCCCCATGTCGTGTCACCACTCCCCTATGCTCATACTGTGCCTCGGCTAGATCCCATCTGTCATCTTAGATCCTACCCCCGCACCATCCTCCTGCCATCGCAGCCACCATGCCATTTGTGAGAGCAGACCCTGAGCAAAGCGTCTTCACCGTTCGCTAGCGGCGTCTCC
The nucleotide sequence above comes from Phragmites australis chromosome 4, lpPhrAust1.1, whole genome shotgun sequence. Encoded proteins:
- the LOC133916232 gene encoding uncharacterized protein LOC133916232; amino-acid sequence: MEGSLVSMLRWPDLGLPSLADLLPSPPALLRLQGWWQQQWPRPDQLGAAAAVPRRWPELVRDIPLLVDAVLWGVVTAVESVALVSMLCCYFLFCGCTL